The following are from one region of the Myxocyprinus asiaticus isolate MX2 ecotype Aquarium Trade chromosome 2, UBuf_Myxa_2, whole genome shotgun sequence genome:
- the LOC127452573 gene encoding b(0,+)-type amino acid transporter 1-like isoform X3 encodes MIGSGIFISPKAVLEGTGAVGPCLCVWAACGVLATLGALCYAELGTMITRSGGEYPYLMEGFGQLLAYLYSWTTIIVLKPSSFAIISLSCAEYASTPFYPGCTPPQVITKCLAAACILLITLVNCLSVKLASRVQNFFTAAKLLIIIVLVVAGIVLLAQGNTQNLRDPFAGGTTSFGAIGLAFYNGLWAYDGWNQLNFITEELKNPYRNLPLAIIIGIPLVTVCYILVNIAYFSVMTPVELLQSSAVAVTFGDRVLYPFSWIVPLFVVFSTFGAANGSCFTSGRLTYVAGREGHMVRILSYISVKRYTPAPALIFNGILSIIYIIPADINTLINYFSFAQWTFYGLTCLALIVMRFTRKELHRPVKVPLIIPIVVVIVSCYLVLAPIIDKPELEYLYCTVFIVSGLLLYVPFIYYKFNWTRRIMRPLTMHLQLLLEVVPPEKID; translated from the exons GGGCCCTCTGCTATGCTGAACTAGGTACAATGATCACTAGGTCTGGTGGAGAGTATCCATATCTAATGGAGGGTTTTGGACAATTGCTTGCATACCTATACTCCTGGACCACAATTATTGTGTTAAAGCCTTCGTCGTTTGCCATCATTTCCCTGAGCTGTGCAGAGTACGCCTCCACACCATTTTACCCAGGATGTACCCCTCCTCAAGTTATCACCAAATGCCTGGCTGCAGCTTGTATCT TATTAATTACACTTGTGAACTGTTTGAGTGTGAAGCTGGCCTCTAGAGTGCAAAACTTCTTCACAGCAGCTAAACTCTTGATAATCATCGTCTTAGTGGTTGCAGGCATTGTTCTGCTGGCTCAAG GGAATACACAGAACCTTAGAGACCCATTTGCAGGTGGAACAACATCATTTGGAGCAATTGGCCTTGCTTTTTACAACGGTCTCTGGGCTTATGATGGCTG gAATCAGCTCAACTTCATAACAGAAGAGCTGAAAAATCCCTACAG AAACCTTCCCCTGGCAATCATTATTGGAATTCCCCTGGTTACTGTGTGCTATATACTTGTCAACATTGCATATTTCAGTGTAATGACACCAGTTGAACTTCTACAGTCTTCTGCCGTTGCTGTG ACTTTTGGTGATAGAGTGCTGTACCCATTTTCATGGATTGTGCCTTTATTTGTGGTCTTTTCCACTTTTGGTGCAGCCAATGGGAGCTGTTTCACCTCAGGCAG ATTGACATATGTGGCAGGACGGGAAGGTCACATGGTTAGGATCTTGTCATACATCAGTGTGAAACGTTACACACCCGCACCAGCGCTTATATTTAAC GGCATCCTGTCAATCATCTACATCATCCCAGCAGACATAAACACTCTCATCAATTACTTCAGTTTTGCTCAGTGGACTTTTTATGGGCTCACATGCCTCGCACTGATTGTTATGCGATTCACTAGAAAGGAGCTGCACAGACCTGTAAAG GTTCCTTTAATCATCCCTATTGTAGTGGTGATTGTGTCCTGTTACCTGGTGCTTGCTCCTATCATAGACAAGCCTGAGTTGGAGTACCTGTACTGCACAGTGTTCATAGTGAGCGGTCTTCTCTTATATGTACCCTTCATTTACTACAAATTCAACTGGACCCGTCGCATCATGA GGCCACTTACAATGCACCTTCAGCTGCTACTGGAAGTGGTCCCACCTGAGAAGATTGATTGA